The nucleotide sequence TTCGATCAGCTTGATCAGTTGATGCTGCGGATAGAAGAGGCGCGCCCCAAGCGGATCGCGCTTCCCTCTGCCCAACGATCCGCCGCGTTGCATGCCTTCGCCCGCGCCTTCCTGCCCGCCATCGACGCACGCAAATCCGAACGCGGACTGCTGGATTTTGACGATCTGATCCTGCGCGCCAAAGGGCTGATGACCGATCCGCGCGTCGCTGACTGGGTGCTGTTCAAGCTCGACGGCGGGATCGACCATATCCTCGTCGATGAGGCGCAAGATACCAGCCCCGTACAATGGCAGGTGATCGAGCTTCTGGCCCGCGAATTCACCAGCGGCGCGTCGGCACGTGACGATGTGAACCGCACGTTGTTCGTCGTCGGGGACCGTAAGCAGTCGATCTATTCGTTCCAAGGAGCGGACCCCGCCAAGTTTGAAGCGATGCAGGGCCATTTCCGCGCAAGGCTGGAAGAGGTCGCCTCCACGCTGGCGACGCAGCAATTGCTGCATTCGTTCCGGTCATCCGCTGCCATTCTCGACACGGTGGATGCGACCTTCGCCGAGAACGCACCCGGGGTTGGCGCGCCCATCCAGCACCGGGCTTTCAAGGATACACTGCCCGGCCGTGTCGATCTGTGGCCGCCAGAACCCCCTGCCGACAAGGATGACGACCAGCCGTGGCACGAACCCGTGGATAAGATCAGCCCGCGTCACGAGATCGCTGTTCTGGCCGACAAGGTCGCGGGCGAAATCCGGCGACTGATCGATACGGGCGAGACGATCCCAGACGGATCGGGGGGCCGCAAGTTATTGACTGAAGGCGATATCCTGATCCTCGTACAGCGACGCGGGCGGTTGTTCTCCGAACTGATCCGCGCCTGCAAACAGCAGCATCTGGACATCGCGGGAGCCGATCGGCTGAAGCTGGGGCAGGAACTGGCGGTGAAGGACTTGCTTGCGCTGCTCAATTTCCTTGCTCTGCCCGAAGATGACCTGTCGCTTGCGGCTGTCCTGAAATCGCCGTTGTTCAACTGGACAGAAGATCAGCTTTACCGGCTGGCACAACCGCGTAAGGGTTACCTTTGGCACGCGCTTCGGGACGCGGAGGGGCATGAAGAGACACGCCGCACGTTGGACGAGTTGCGTCATGATGCGGATCTGCTGCGCCCCTATGACCTGCTGGACCGCGTGCTGACCCGCTATCAAGGTCGCGAAAAGCTCATCGCGCGGCTTGGATCAGACTGCGAGGAAGCAATCGATGCGCTGCTGACAGAAGCCTTGACCTATGAACAATCGGAGATCCCCAGCCTGACCGGTTTTCTTGTCTGGATTACCAGCGAGGATGTGGAAGTCAAACGCCAGGCAGAATCGGGCGGCGAGAAACTTCGGATCATGACAGTGCACGGTTCCAAGGGGCTGGAAGCGCCCGTGGTGATCTTGCCCGATTGCGGGAAACGGCGTGCCTCCAGCGCCCCCGCTGTCCTGACGACGCCGGACGGGTTGCCACTGTGGACACCCCCTGCAGACGCGACGCCGGACATCGTGGCGGATGCCAAGGCAGACTGGCAGGCCCGGCAGGCGGAGGAGCGGGAACGGCTGCTATACGTGGCCATGACGCGTGCCGAAGTCTGGCTGATCGTTTGCGCGGCAGGTGATCCGGACAAGATGTCGGATACGTGGCATGAACGCGTGGCGTTTGGCATGAAACGACTTTCCTCCGAGCCGCTACCCTGCCCGACCGGCGAGGGCCGTCGTGTCAGCCATGGTGACTGGTCTGCATGTGAACTGATCGCGGTTACGGCTGAAGATCGCGAAACAACCGCCAAACCTGATTGGTTCGCCGCGCCGGTTCCGCCCCACATCGCGACGCGCGCAGATGTGCTACGCCCGTCCGATCTGGGCGGCGCAAAGGCGCTGCCCGGCGAGGCGGGTGAAGACGAAGCCACGGCGATGTTGCGCGGCACGCGTGTTCACCAGTTGCTCGAGTTGCTGCCCGGCTATCCGCAAGACCGCTGGCCGGATTTCGCGCCCGACCTGCTGCGCAGCACCGGTGATGACGCCCCACCAGATGACACGATGCTGGCGGACCTGCTGGCAGAGGCGACGGCTGTCCTTACTCAGCCCGATCTGCAAGTCGCCTTCGGCCGCGGAACCCTGGCCGAGGTAGAGGTCACAGCCACCCTGCCCGGCCACGCCGCGCGGATGCATGGCACAATCGACCGGCTGATCGTGGCAGATGATCATGTGCTGGCCATTGACTTCAAGACCAACCGCCAGATCCCCGACAGCGCCGAAGACGTCCCCGAAGGTCTGTTGCGCCAAATGGGAGCCTATGCGGCGGCGCTGGCCGATATCTATCCAGACAAGCGCATTGATACAGCAATCTTGTGGACGGCAAATGCGACGCTGATGCCGCTGCCTCACGAACTGGTGTCCGGTGCCCTCCATCGGGTAAGCTCGCCTGCCCTTGACGACCATCGGACCTGACCATAGGTTCCACATCTAAGTTTCCCGCCTAGGAGGCACTCATGGCTACGTCACCCGTCACCGACGACACTTTCGACGCCGAAGTCCGCCAGTCGGACATTCCGGTCCTCGTGGATTTCTGGGCTGAATGGTGCGGCCCCTGTAAGCAGATCGGGCCGGCACTGGAAGAAATTTCCGAAGAACTGGCCGGCAAGATCAAGATCGTAAAGGTCAATGTGGATGAAAACCCGAACTCGCCGGCACAGCTTGGCGTTCGCGGTATTCCCGCGCTGTTCATGTTCAAGGGCGGCGAAGTTGTGTCCAACAAGACCGGTGCAGCACCCAAGGCCGCACTTCAAAGCTGGATCGAAGGCGAGATCTGATCAATCGCCAACAGGTTTGTAGAACGGCCTCGTCCAACCGGATGGGGCCGTTTTTTCGTTAGGCGCCACTCACACGTTCATACCGTGTGAAAATCGCTCCGGTATCCAGAGCGCGCGTCTCCAACAGCTTCAGCTTGCGTCGCAAGGCATGACCATCGAACAGGCGCGACCCCCCGCCCAGCAGGACGGGCATCGTAAGCAGCCAGTATTCGTCGATCACGTCGGAACGCATTGCAGTTTGTGCCATCTGCGGGCTGCCCAGGATCGCCAAGTCCTTGCCTTCGCGCGCTTTTTCTACCTTGATCGCATCCGCCACATTACCCTTTGCCAGCACCGAGTTCTTCCACGCGCTCATATCCGGCTGAGTTCGGGAAAACACCAGCTTCCGCGAGTTGTTCATGAACTTCGCCACCTCGCGCTGCGGCTCCGGGGTGTCTGCCGCCACTTCCGCCGTCGGCCAGTGGCGGATCATCATTTCCCAAGTGTTTCGCCCAAAGATCAGCGTGTCGCAGCGTTCGCGAAGATACTCTGTCCACCGATCCATATCTTCGGACCACGCCGGTGGCGCGAACTCACCACCCAAGGCATTCACGTAGCCATCAACACTAACCGCCATTGATATCACGACTTTGCGCATCAGATCACCTCACGCCACGACCAGCTTTTCGAACCCGCCATAGATCAGACGCGTTCCATCGAAGGGCATCGGGTTAACCTCGGAACTTGTGCGCGGGTCGGCAAAGACGGCATCCATTCCCTTGTCGCGGGCCTCTCGTGACGGCCATGTGACCCAGGAAAACACCACCGTTTCATCTGTCTCGCACTTCACTGCCAACGGAAGGGACGTGACCTTTCCGTCCGGGACGTTCACACCCCAGCATTCCACCACCGATGTCGCGCCGTGTTCCTTGAAAACAACGGCGGCCTTCTCCGCATGATTGCGGAACGCGTCCTTGCTCGCATTCGGCACGGCGGCGACAAATCCTTCCACGTATTCCATGACATCCCCCTTTACTGATTGCGTATTGCAACTGGTTTGACGCTACGCAAACTGCATTTATATTGCAACTGGAATCTGTGAAGGACCAAGTGAATGGATCAACGCTCCGGTTGCCCGATAAACCTCTCGCTGGAAGTCATTGGCGACCGATGGAGCCTAATCGTCCTGCGTGACATCATGTTCGGAAATCGGCGCAGCTTTAGGGAGATATTGACGAAGTCGGAAGAAGGCATCGCGTCGAACATCTTGTCGAACCGCCTTAAAAAACTTCAGGCGGAGGGGCTCATAACTAAGGTTGATGATCCGTCGCACAAACAGAAATCGATTTATCGTTTGACTGAAAAATCCATAGAGCTTCTTCCCGTGATGGTTGCGCTTGGCGCGTGGGGGCGCAAATACCTGCCCGTATCCAAGGAACTCAGCATTCGCGCACAGATTCTCGAAGAAGGAGGATCGGGTCTTTGGGACCGATTCATGCGTGAGCTGCGCCATATTCACTTGGGCGAACCGCTACCAAATGGCTGGCTAAGCGTGCTCGACCAGCTTCAGGCGGCCTATGAAAGCGTTGTTCGCGAACAGGCGGTGCCACGCTGTCCGTGACGTAACCCTTGGGAAAGTGCTTGTTCTGCAAGGCTCACGCCCTCATATAGCGCCTGAAACCATCGGAGGACACATGGCAGACGAGCAGTTTCCCGGCTGGCACGGAACAACAATTATCGGCGTGCGCAAAGGTGGAGAGGTCGTGATCGCGGGTGACGGGCAGGTGAGCCTTGGCAACACCGTGATCAAGGGTACCGCACGAAAGGTACGCAGGCTCAGCCCCGGTGGCTATGATGTCGTCGCAGGCTTTGCCGGATCGACGGCTGACGCGTTTGCGTTGCTGGAGCGCCTGGAAGCCAAGCTGGAAGCCACGCCCGGGCAACTGGCGCGCGCAAGCGTGGAACTGGCCAAGGATTGGCGCACCGACAAGTACCTGCAAAAGCTGGAAGCCATGCTGATCGTCAGCGACGGCAAGGACATCCTGGTCATCACCGGCGCGGGCGATGTGCTGGAACCGGAACATGACGTGACCGCGATCGGGTCGGGTGGCAACTTCGCGCTGGCTGCTGCGCGCGGACTGATGGAAACGGATCATGACGCTGAAACCGTCGCCCGCAAGGCCATGGCCATCGCCGCCGATATCTGCGTGTTCACAAACGGAAACCTGACCGTCGAGAAGATCAGCGCCTGAACTTTTCCGGCCCAGCAAGAAGTAGACCCATGACAGACCTGACACCCCGTGAAATCGTCTCGGAACTGGACCGGTTCATCATCGGCCAGAAAGATGCCAAGCGCGCCGTTGCCGTTGCGCTGCGCAATCGCTGGCGCCGCAAGAAGCTGACGCCGGAGCTGCGTGACGAGGTCTACCCCAAGAACATCCTGATGATCGGACCGACCGGCGTGGGCAAGACCGAAATCAGCCGACGCCTGGCCAAGCTCGCCCGTGCGCCGTTCGTTAAGGTCGAGGCCACGAAGTTCACCGAAGTGGGCTATGTCGGCCGCGACGTTGAACAGATCATCCGTGACTTGGTCGACAGCGCCATTGCGCAGACTCGTGACTACATGCGCGACGACGTAAAGGCACGCGCCCAAAAAGCCGCCGAAGACCGCGTGATCGAAGCGATCGCGGGGAAGGACGCCCGCGACAGCACCCGCGAACGCTTTCGTGAAAAGCTGCATGCAGGCGAACTTGACGGTCATGAAATCGAGCTTGAGGTCAGCGACACCTCGAACCCGATGGGCATGATGGAAATTCCCGGCCAACCCAATATGGGTATGATGAATCTGGGTGATATCTTCGGCAAAGCCTTCGGCGGTCGCACCGTGAAACGCAAGATGGCCGTCGGCGACAGTTACGAGGTTCTGATTGCAGAAGAAGCCGACAAACTGCTGGACGACGAAACCGTCAACCGGGCCGCCTTGCAGGCAGTCGAGCAGAACGGCATCGTATTCCTGGACGAGATCGACAAGGTCTGCACACGATCCGATGCGCGTGGCGGCGATGTCAGCCGGGAAGGGGTCCAGCGTGATCTTCTTCCGCTGATCGAAGGCACAACCGTTTCGACGAAACACGGCCCCGTAAAGACGGACCACATCCTGTTCATCGCATCCGGTGCGTTCCACATCGCGAAACCATCGGACTTGCTGCCCGAACTGCAGGGTCGTCTGCCGATCCGCGTGGAACTACGCGCGCTGACCGAAGGCGATTTTGTCCGCATTCTGACCGAGACCGACAACGCGTTGACATTGCAGTACACCGCGCTGATGGGCACAGAGGACGTGAAGGTCGACTTCACCGAGGACGGCATCGCCGCCTTGGCCCGCATCGCCGCCGAGGTGAACAGCGAGGTCGAGAACATCGGTGCACGGCGGCTCTACACCGTGTTGGAACGGGTTTTCGAAGAACTCAGCTTTACCGCGCCTGATCGGTCGGGTGAAACCGTTACGGTTGACGAAGCCTTCGTTGAAAAACATCTGGGCGATCTGGCAAAATCCGCTGACATCAGCCGCTACGTGCTTTAAAGGGTGGCATAACGTTCGGGCCGCCGCCCGAACGATCCCACACCCGATGCAGACGCCAGACCTGTCGACAGCGTCATAGCTGTCGCGAAATGCTGCGCGGGACAGACGGAGCCCGCGCATGACGCCCCAACGCCTGCCCGAACCACGCTTCATCCGTGACAATGCCCCATGGCTTGCGGCGGGGATGCTGCTGACCTTCAGTTCCTGCTTTGGACAGACCTATTTCATTTCCACCTTTGCTGGCGAGATCCGCGCTGAATTCGGACTAAGCCACGGGCAGTGGGGCTCGATCTACGGGGCGGGTACGTTGGCTGCCGCTATGATCATGATCTGGGCTGGCGTGCTGACCGACCAATTTCGCGTGCGTGTATTAGGTGCTGGCGTGCTAGTAATGCTAGCAGTTGCGTGCCTGTCCATGGCGACCGTTCCCGTGGGCTGGATGCTGCTGGGCGTCGTCATGTTACTGCGCCTGGCAGGTCAGGGCATGTGCGGACACATCGCCACAACCGCCATGGCACGCTGGTTCGTGGCCACGCGGGGCAGGGCGCTTGCGGTCGCCACGATGGGCTTTGCATTGGCCGAAGCCACGATGCCGCTTCTGTTCGTGACGCTGAAAGAGTTTGTGCCGTGGCGCGGGCTGTGGGTGCTGGCCGCCTGCATCGTCTTGGCCATGATCCCCGTCCTGCTGGCGTTGCTGAAGCGCGAACGCACACCACAAAGCACTGCCGATGACAGCCATTCACCGGGCATGTCTGGTCGCCACTGGACGCGTGGCGAGGCAATCCGCCATCCTCTGTTCTGGTACATGATGCCCGCGCTTCTCGGCCCGCCGACTTTCATGACGGCACTATTTTTCCATCAGGTGCACCTGAGCGAACTGAAAGGCTTCACGCATCAGCAATTCGTATCGCTCTTCCCGATCTACACGACATTCGGAATCCTCGCCATGCTGTGCTGGGGATGGCTGATCGACCGGTTCGGGTCCAGCAAGCTGATGCCGCTGATGCAGTTGCCCCTGGCGGTAAGCTTTACGATCATGGCCGGTGGTGAAAGCGTCGGAATTGCCTTGCTTTCGCTTATGTTTCTAGGGATCACACTTGGCGCGATGGGCGCGGTTCCCGCAGCCTTCATCGCCGAGATCTATGGCACCCGCCACATCGGATCCATCCGCGCGGCTGCTGTGGCTGTAACCGTCTTCGGGTCTGCTGTGGGCCCCGTCTTGACCGGCCTTCTGATAGACCAAGGCATCGGATTTGAAGCGCAACTTGGATGGATCGCGCTTTACTTCATCCTGACTTCGGCCCTGCTATGGTTCGGCATCAAACGCAGCGCGCCCACCCCCCACTCAGTCGTAGCGTCTGACGCGCCGAATCTTGCCGTTTCCAGTAAAGACTGAAGTATTTACAGAGCATACCTTCATGCGGCCACTCCGCAGCGGCACCCCTGACCTCGCTTGCGTCAGCACATTGCTCGATACCAGTGAAGCATCAACCGCCGAGTTCATAGTGCACGGGGCTGCCCCATGAATTAACGTGTCATCGGAGTTTTCGCAGATACACGTAGTACGCCCCACCACCGCCATGACGCAGATGTGCCTCAGACACCTGCAGCACGGCCTGATTGAGTGGAGGCAGCGCCAACCAGCGTGGCACCTGATGCCGCAAAATACCAACCGGCTGGGGAATGGGGCCGGGTTCGTCGCGCATCTTGCCCTTGCCGGTGATCACCAGCACTAGGCGTAGACCCCGCTCCTGGGCATCCAGCACGAAACGACGCAGCACCGGATGGGCCTGCGCGATGGTCATGCCATGCAGGTCCAGCCGCGCCTCCGGCTTCAACTTTCCGCGTTTCATACGGGTATTGGTGCGGCGATCAACCGCGATCGGCATTCGTGACAGGCGATCCGTCAGACTGGGAGACAAGTCGTGACTGACGCTTGATCGACTCAACGATCCCACACGAAAATCGGGCAGGGGTGCTGTTTGCTTCGCCCGGATCTGACGCTCGACACCCCTTGGCGCCGTGTCGTCGGTGGGCTCCACCGTCATATCCAGATCAGCGTGATTTGGTGTGACGGACGATGCTACACTGTCCCAAAGCGCCCGCTCCTCGGGGGTCAGGCGTCTTGGGGGCTTGCGTGGCATTTCAAACGATCACTCCAGAAACCGGCGCCTAGCCGGTTGGCGTTATTCTCCTGTCGCGACGAGCTGCCAGTTCGGGTCATCTACACCCATCTTGCGAGCGAAGGACCAGACATCGCGCTGTCGCTTGATCTCATTCGGGTTCCCCTCGACGACCTCACCATCGGTGTTCTTAACGACCGATGTCAGTTCACCGACGAAGCGCACGGAAACCTCGCCCTCCGAAGTCTGCTGATCAAACTCGGCATTCACCAGCTTGATCTCGCGCAAGCCAACGAAGCTTGCGTCAATGGTCAGACCCTGCGCCTTACGATTTTCTACCACTTCTTCGAAGCTTTGGAATACATCGGGCGCAAGGAAAGGACGCACGCTTTCCAGATCGCCGGATTCGAATGCCATCAGGATCATCTCGTAAGCACCGCGCGCACCGTCCAGAAACTCGCCGACGGAAAAGCTAGGTTCAGCGCGTTTCATATCTGCCAGCGCGAGCGCTGCAGGGCTGCCTTCATCGACGTGGTCGATGATGTCGCGATCCGGTCCGCCTTCGATCACCTCGAAATCCTGACGCGCATCAGTCGCCTCGGACCGGCGTTTGCGGGGCAAGGGCTTTTCAAAACCTTCGCGTGTTCCCAGCACACTCTTGAGCCGCAAGATCAGAAAGATTGCGACCCCGGCCAGAACCAGGAGCTGGATGATGCTGGAACTCATATGCACCTCTCGGGATTAACAGGATGGTAACATCCGGATCTGGTTCCTATGTAGGGTAGCGGGTGGGGCAAGTCCACCTTATGACCGCTACGTATAGAGGGTGCCATGTGGCTTTTGCTGGCTTTTATCGCCGTCCCCATGATCGAAATCGCGCTGTTCATTCAAGTCGGATCCCTGATCGGGCTATGGCCGACGCTGTTCATCGTGCTTGCAACCGCAGTGATCGGGACCACAATGGTACGAAGTCAGGGTCGCGATGCCCTTAAACGCTTGCAAACAAGCTTCGACAGACTGGATAATCCGACCGTGCCGCTGGCCCATGGCGCGATGATCATTCTGTCCGGCGCATTGCTGCTGACACCCGGTTTCTTCACCGACACCATTGGCTTGCTGCTGCTGGTCCCGAAAGTGAGGGATGCGCTGTTTCGTCACATCCAGTCCCGCGTGAAGATCCGGAGCTTCTCGATGGGACGCTCGCAGCATTACAAAGCCAACTCCGACCCAGGCGTGATCGACGGGGAATTCTTCGAAGTGGACCCGGACAGCGTAAAACCGAAGCCGACAGACCGCCCGTCCGGCTGGACACGGTCCTGACGGCTCTGCGGTTGTGACGCCTGACGCTTGCTGTTAGACCTTCGGCAGAAAATTTACCTTTTGCCGGAGCAAGAATTATGGCCGAAGAAACCAACGGGGCAGACGCACAACAGCAGCAAGCCCGCCCGCAGATGCGGGTACTTGCGCAGTTCATCCGTGATCTTTCCTTTGAAAACATCATGATCCAGAAGGGCGTGCAGGGCGAGGTCAAGCCGCAAGTTCAGGTTCAGGTCAGCCTCGACGCAAAAAAGCGTCCGGCAGACAATCAGTACGAAATCACGTCCAAATACATCGTGTCGTCGAAGAACAGCGAATCCGACAGCACGCTGTTTCATGTTGAACTGGATTACGGTGGCGTTTTCCACGTTGAAGGTGTGCCGGAAAACCAGCTTCATCCCTTCCTGCTGATCGAATGCCCGCGCATGCTGTTTCCCTTCGTGCGCCGGATCATCGCCGATGTAACGCGTGACGGTGGCTTCCCGCCAGTGAACCTCGATACCGTCGATTTCGTGCAGCTTTACCAGCAAGAAGTCGCGCGCCGCGCACAGCAGCAGGGCGAACAGAAGCCCGAACGCGTTTCTTAACCGTTCAGCTTCGCCCAGACGGAATCTTCGCCCATCGCGTCCACAAATGCGCGGTGGGCTTCTTTTTCAGTATCCGTCAGCCGCGAGGGCAGTGACTGTGGCCGCGGTCTCGGGCGCCATTCCACGTCCGCCTGTCCCGCCTCGCTGCGTCGTACCTGATCCAAAACCAAACCCGGCTGCCGGCCACCGATCAGTTCCAGGTAAACCTCGGCAAGGATTTCAGCGTCGAGAAGCGCGCCGTGCTTTTCACGCGCCGAATTGTCCACGCCGAAGCGTCGACAGAGCGCATCCAACGAGGCCGGAGACCCCGGAAACTTCTTCCGCGCAATTGCAAGAGTATCCAGTGACTGCGACATCGGCAGTTGTCGCAAGTTGATCCAACTGAGTTCTGCGTTCAGGAATTTCATGTCGAATGCAGCGTTGTGGATCACCAGAACGGCGTCACCGACGAAGTCCAGAAACTGCTGCCCGACCTGACTGAACACCGGCTTATCCGCAAGAAACTCTTCGCTAATTCCATGTACGTTGAACGCATCTTCAGGCATGTCGCGTTGCGGGTTGATGTACTGATGATAGGTGCGGCCCGTGGGGACGTGGTTGAACAGCTCAACACCGCCAATCTCGACGAGCCTGTGGCCCTCGGATGGCTCGAACCCGGTGGTTTCGGTATCGAGAACGATCTCACGCATCTTTACCCCTGATCTCCTGAACGACCCGCTTCACTGCTGCTTTTGCCGTTTCTAACGTGTCTGTCGGGATCACCCAAGTGGCCCGCATCCGCTTTTCCGCATCAGGCATCTGACGCGCAAGGATTTGGTCAAATTGCTCCGCTGTCATACCCGGTCGCGCCAATACCCGTTCTCGCTGCATCGCGTGGGGCGCGGACACAACCGCAACACCATCCACGCTTCCCTCGGCACCTGTTTCAAACAGCAAAGGGATATCCAGAACGGCA is from Qingshengfaniella alkalisoli and encodes:
- the trxA gene encoding thioredoxin, with amino-acid sequence MATSPVTDDTFDAEVRQSDIPVLVDFWAEWCGPCKQIGPALEEISEELAGKIKIVKVNVDENPNSPAQLGVRGIPALFMFKGGEVVSNKTGAAPKAALQSWIEGEI
- the dnaQ gene encoding DNA polymerase III subunit epsilon translates to MREIVLDTETTGFEPSEGHRLVEIGGVELFNHVPTGRTYHQYINPQRDMPEDAFNVHGISEEFLADKPVFSQVGQQFLDFVGDAVLVIHNAAFDMKFLNAELSWINLRQLPMSQSLDTLAIARKKFPGSPASLDALCRRFGVDNSAREKHGALLDAEILAEVYLELIGGRQPGLVLDQVRRSEAGQADVEWRPRPRPQSLPSRLTDTEKEAHRAFVDAMGEDSVWAKLNG
- a CDS encoding MFS transporter, with protein sequence MTPQRLPEPRFIRDNAPWLAAGMLLTFSSCFGQTYFISTFAGEIRAEFGLSHGQWGSIYGAGTLAAAMIMIWAGVLTDQFRVRVLGAGVLVMLAVACLSMATVPVGWMLLGVVMLLRLAGQGMCGHIATTAMARWFVATRGRALAVATMGFALAEATMPLLFVTLKEFVPWRGLWVLAACIVLAMIPVLLALLKRERTPQSTADDSHSPGMSGRHWTRGEAIRHPLFWYMMPALLGPPTFMTALFFHQVHLSELKGFTHQQFVSLFPIYTTFGILAMLCWGWLIDRFGSSKLMPLMQLPLAVSFTIMAGGESVGIALLSLMFLGITLGAMGAVPAAFIAEIYGTRHIGSIRAAAVAVTVFGSAVGPVLTGLLIDQGIGFEAQLGWIALYFILTSALLWFGIKRSAPTPHSVVASDAPNLAVSSKD
- the hslV gene encoding ATP-dependent protease subunit HslV: MADEQFPGWHGTTIIGVRKGGEVVIAGDGQVSLGNTVIKGTARKVRRLSPGGYDVVAGFAGSTADAFALLERLEAKLEATPGQLARASVELAKDWRTDKYLQKLEAMLIVSDGKDILVITGAGDVLEPEHDVTAIGSGGNFALAAARGLMETDHDAETVARKAMAIAADICVFTNGNLTVEKISA
- a CDS encoding DUF1428 domain-containing protein gives rise to the protein MEYVEGFVAAVPNASKDAFRNHAEKAAVVFKEHGATSVVECWGVNVPDGKVTSLPLAVKCETDETVVFSWVTWPSREARDKGMDAVFADPRTSSEVNPMPFDGTRLIYGGFEKLVVA
- the hslU gene encoding ATP-dependent protease ATPase subunit HslU, which produces MTDLTPREIVSELDRFIIGQKDAKRAVAVALRNRWRRKKLTPELRDEVYPKNILMIGPTGVGKTEISRRLAKLARAPFVKVEATKFTEVGYVGRDVEQIIRDLVDSAIAQTRDYMRDDVKARAQKAAEDRVIEAIAGKDARDSTRERFREKLHAGELDGHEIELEVSDTSNPMGMMEIPGQPNMGMMNLGDIFGKAFGGRTVKRKMAVGDSYEVLIAEEADKLLDDETVNRAALQAVEQNGIVFLDEIDKVCTRSDARGGDVSREGVQRDLLPLIEGTTVSTKHGPVKTDHILFIASGAFHIAKPSDLLPELQGRLPIRVELRALTEGDFVRILTETDNALTLQYTALMGTEDVKVDFTEDGIAALARIAAEVNSEVENIGARRLYTVLERVFEELSFTAPDRSGETVTVDEAFVEKHLGDLAKSADISRYVL
- a CDS encoding Tim44/TimA family putative adaptor protein — its product is MSSSIIQLLVLAGVAIFLILRLKSVLGTREGFEKPLPRKRRSEATDARQDFEVIEGGPDRDIIDHVDEGSPAALALADMKRAEPSFSVGEFLDGARGAYEMILMAFESGDLESVRPFLAPDVFQSFEEVVENRKAQGLTIDASFVGLREIKLVNAEFDQQTSEGEVSVRFVGELTSVVKNTDGEVVEGNPNEIKRQRDVWSFARKMGVDDPNWQLVATGE
- a CDS encoding Smr/MutS family protein produces the protein MPRKPPRRLTPEERALWDSVASSVTPNHADLDMTVEPTDDTAPRGVERQIRAKQTAPLPDFRVGSLSRSSVSHDLSPSLTDRLSRMPIAVDRRTNTRMKRGKLKPEARLDLHGMTIAQAHPVLRRFVLDAQERGLRLVLVITGKGKMRDEPGPIPQPVGILRHQVPRWLALPPLNQAVLQVSEAHLRHGGGGAYYVYLRKLR
- the secB gene encoding protein-export chaperone SecB, which produces MAEETNGADAQQQQARPQMRVLAQFIRDLSFENIMIQKGVQGEVKPQVQVQVSLDAKKRPADNQYEITSKYIVSSKNSESDSTLFHVELDYGGVFHVEGVPENQLHPFLLIECPRMLFPFVRRIIADVTRDGGFPPVNLDTVDFVQLYQQEVARRAQQQGEQKPERVS
- a CDS encoding winged helix-turn-helix transcriptional regulator, which gives rise to MDQRSGCPINLSLEVIGDRWSLIVLRDIMFGNRRSFREILTKSEEGIASNILSNRLKKLQAEGLITKVDDPSHKQKSIYRLTEKSIELLPVMVALGAWGRKYLPVSKELSIRAQILEEGGSGLWDRFMRELRHIHLGEPLPNGWLSVLDQLQAAYESVVREQAVPRCP
- the addA gene encoding double-strand break repair helicase AddA produces the protein MGSQRHAEPRGGRSVTNEATLRQIEAARPDASTWLAANAGSGKTRVLTDRVARLLLSGVPPQNILCLTYTKAAASEMQNRLFSRLGDWAMKPDDTLTATLAELGVSDVIDEDRLARARRLFARAIETPGGLKIQTIHAFCAALLRQFPLEAGVSPQFSEMDERSLKLLCDEVMETLADGANAHLIDDLAVYLSTDDDIGTLATHLLKHREAFETPRTLPDLLAVHGLPREYDEAALMSEVFLGSEDMILAALHPALKAGSKTDVKAAVEVAGLLPFAPHLGALPKLEKLLLTGSGAKEPFTAKSGKFPTKATQQALDPKTFDQLDQLMLRIEEARPKRIALPSAQRSAALHAFARAFLPAIDARKSERGLLDFDDLILRAKGLMTDPRVADWVLFKLDGGIDHILVDEAQDTSPVQWQVIELLAREFTSGASARDDVNRTLFVVGDRKQSIYSFQGADPAKFEAMQGHFRARLEEVASTLATQQLLHSFRSSAAILDTVDATFAENAPGVGAPIQHRAFKDTLPGRVDLWPPEPPADKDDDQPWHEPVDKISPRHEIAVLADKVAGEIRRLIDTGETIPDGSGGRKLLTEGDILILVQRRGRLFSELIRACKQQHLDIAGADRLKLGQELAVKDLLALLNFLALPEDDLSLAAVLKSPLFNWTEDQLYRLAQPRKGYLWHALRDAEGHEETRRTLDELRHDADLLRPYDLLDRVLTRYQGREKLIARLGSDCEEAIDALLTEALTYEQSEIPSLTGFLVWITSEDVEVKRQAESGGEKLRIMTVHGSKGLEAPVVILPDCGKRRASSAPAVLTTPDGLPLWTPPADATPDIVADAKADWQARQAEERERLLYVAMTRAEVWLIVCAAGDPDKMSDTWHERVAFGMKRLSSEPLPCPTGEGRRVSHGDWSACELIAVTAEDRETTAKPDWFAAPVPPHIATRADVLRPSDLGGAKALPGEAGEDEATAMLRGTRVHQLLELLPGYPQDRWPDFAPDLLRSTGDDAPPDDTMLADLLAEATAVLTQPDLQVAFGRGTLAEVEVTATLPGHAARMHGTIDRLIVADDHVLAIDFKTNRQIPDSAEDVPEGLLRQMGAYAAALADIYPDKRIDTAILWTANATLMPLPHELVSGALHRVSSPALDDHRT
- a CDS encoding dihydrofolate reductase family protein — protein: MRKVVISMAVSVDGYVNALGGEFAPPAWSEDMDRWTEYLRERCDTLIFGRNTWEMMIRHWPTAEVAADTPEPQREVAKFMNNSRKLVFSRTQPDMSAWKNSVLAKGNVADAIKVEKAREGKDLAILGSPQMAQTAMRSDVIDEYWLLTMPVLLGGGSRLFDGHALRRKLKLLETRALDTGAIFTRYERVSGA
- a CDS encoding FxsA family protein, translating into MWLLLAFIAVPMIEIALFIQVGSLIGLWPTLFIVLATAVIGTTMVRSQGRDALKRLQTSFDRLDNPTVPLAHGAMIILSGALLLTPGFFTDTIGLLLLVPKVRDALFRHIQSRVKIRSFSMGRSQHYKANSDPGVIDGEFFEVDPDSVKPKPTDRPSGWTRS